The sequence below is a genomic window from Leptospira dzoumogneensis.
AATTCTCCCGGAATGAGATTATTACGCCATCTTAGGGACGAGGCCCATAGATTCGGAGTGGAACACCATCGTTCTAGACGAAATAGGGAGGCACTCACAGGTCTTATTCGAGAAGTACCTGATATAGGTTTAAAAAGAAGTAAACTTCTACTCCAATCATTTTCCGGACAGAAAAAGATAGAAGATGCAAATATCGCAGAGCTCATGAAAGTCCCTGGTATTGGAGAAGCGCTCGCAGAGAAAATTTATAACTATTTCCATTCTACTGCAAATCCCGCGGGTCCTGGCGGAATCGTAATTCCGGAAAATTCCTCCACTAATTCCTAAAAATCGCAAGTGAGAAGTTTTTCTCCAGACAAGTAGCTCTGGAGGGAAAAATGCGAACAATACTATCGGCTTTCAGCCTAATCATCTTTTTTATTTCGGCTTCCTGTAAGCAAGACTCAGCTTCAGAGTTACTCTGGGAAGAAACGGAAAAGTCTGTACAATTCAGATACGATCCAAACTACTCGGAAGATCCTAGACTTATCTCTGATCTGGTCCGAGAGAATGATCGAATTTGTTTTATCTCCGGAGAAGATCCGAATTTTAGCATCCGGATCTGCATCCACGAAGAGGGAATTTCGGAATATATACGAGTTCTTTCCGCTTGGAAAGAAGGATCACTTATTTCAGAATTTGTTTCTACTCTTTCGGATCATTCCGAATATAGAATAGGGACCTATCTATTCTCCGGAATTAAGAAGAAGGTAAAAGATCCCAAATTTGGACTTGTTGGGGATTCAAAATTAAAGTTTTTAAGTGCGAGCGACTCTGTTTGGGATAGGTCCGACTTTAATCTCAAAAATCATTTTAAAACTTTTAGTATATTCAGTCTTTCGAATGGATCCTATTTTTTAGTCCTTCCTCCTTGGATTGGATCTGAGGTTTATTTAGGACTTTCTTTCCAAGCATCCGATCTGGAAAAAGAGATCCGAAATCTGATCCAAGAAAAAAATAGGATCGGTTTAGGAACATGCACTTCCTCTATTCCGATCATTACCGAAATTTTCGGAGAAACGAATTCTAATTTAGGAAGATGGATAGAGGTCTATAATCCACATACTTTCCCGATCTGCGAAGAAGGTTTGGAGTTAAATTTATTCGGAAACAAGGTCACTCTTCCTAAAACAACCGGTTTTATTTCTCCTTATGAGACTAGGATCTATTCCGAAGACTCCGCTTCTTTAGAAAGTATTTCTTTTTCCGGGATCAAATGGGGGGATTTGAAGAAGGCCGGAAAAATTTTACTAAGCCGGGGAGATCAGTCATATGAGTTCAATCTTCCGGGAACAGGATATCTATTCGGAGAGAACTATTATTCTTGGAAAGGTAATACGTTCTCTAACTGTAAAACTTCTTCTCCATTTTGTATGGATCCAGGAGAGAATAGGACTACAAACTTGGAGAGCGGGGCGGATTGTGATCCGAACGATTTTGTATTAGAAGAACTGAATCCGAATGGTCTATTACATAAAGGTGTTTTACAGGAAGATTGGAAATACTTAGATCTAATCTATACTGGAAACAAAATTTGTGATCCTTCTTCTTTAAAAATTTCCTGGGGTAAAAATCTTTTCCCGATCAAGATCTCTAAAAAAATTTCAGCGGGAGAAATTCTAAGTATAGGGAACCTTCCTTTTCTATTAGGCAGTCCTTCCTATTCCTTTTCTATTTTTAAATCAACCTCTACGACTGATATTGTTTCCATATCCAATTCTAACGGAAAGGAGAAGGTTCTCTGGGACGGGATCTTTAGGACTTCCAAAGGAATTCCGAATCGAATCGTACTGCAAAAAACGAATGGAGAAACTGTAAGTATTTGTTTTGAGAATGGGGAGTCGTTTCTTCATCCATACTTCGATTCATATTTAAATGCAAGTTCACAATCCGCTTTTTCTCAGTCAGCGATAGCTTTAGAAAATCCAAGGACATCTGCTGCTATAAAATTTTGTTCCAAATCGAAAACTATTAGTGAGGTAAAGTTTTCAGAAATATCTTGGATGGGTTCTTACCAAGGTTCGGATCCGATCTCAAAAGATAGATTTTTGGAATTTGTATCGATTGGAGATAGTTTTCCTGATTCCGCTTTTTTGGAAATTATCCAAGGAAATGGAACAGTAGTTTCTATAATTCTTCCTTTAGAGAAAGAAGGTCTGAGCGTCCTTTCTTCCGGGAGATCCATTTGTTTTCCTCAAACAGAGTTTTGGAAGGATCCAAGTTTTAGTTTACCTTCTTCCGGATCGAATCTTCTTAAAGTGTATGATCCTAATACTGGAGGAGTTTGGGATGAGTTTTACTACAGTTCGTCCGGTCCAGGTGTAAACGATACCAGAAATAAAATTCGAAAATCCGCATATTCCAAATCAGGATCCGGCGTTAGAGCTTGGTTTGCAAGCCTCTATGAGGGCAGGCCGTTTAGAGATCCGAGTTGTTCTTTCACGGATGCTCATCCTGGATTTTTGGAATAAGAAGCTTACTCATGAAAAAAATCTTCTTCTTATTTCTGCTTTTGTATGCCCATATTATATCTTCAGAAGAAATTAAGAATCCTTCTTTGGAGATTTATTTCCAATGGATCTTGTTTAGGACCCAAGGAAGGATATCGGATGAAAAAGAAAGTTCCAGAATTTTTGCGTTAGCTTCACCTGCTGTATTCGGTTTCAAATTCGAGAAGTCTACAGAACAGTTTAGGTCGGACTTAGAATGGTATCTGGTTACCACTCCAAATTCCGGGACATTCTTCCTGCCCGGAAGAAACTCTTATTTTGGGATCCTTTACAAAGGACTTTTATGGGGAGCGGGAAGAAAATCGGACCCGGAAGAATTTCCAGCCTGGTCCTTTTGGAAAGACGGAGTGGAAGGTCTATTTGCGGAAACAGAATTGGATCGGATCAAGATTAGATTCGATATTTTGGATCTATACAGAGGATTTCCATTATTGGAAAACCAATGGTTGAAATTACAGGGAAGAGAGTCATTTCTTCCTAAATCTGCAAGGGAAGAATTAGTTTCCGAAAAGGATTATTCATTAAACTCACAATCCAGATATAGGGCCGGGATCAGCCTAACTGGATACAAAGAAGATCGTCTTGTATACAGATTCAGAGTGCGTTACCTGTCCTTGGGGGATTGGGGAAAATTCGGTTCAGATACGAAGGAATCCAAATCGGAAAGTATAGAAGGAGACAGAGATTATTTAGTAGAATGGAGACTTGGTTTAGGATTTCTCTGGAGATACTTTTATATTTCGGGAGACTTATTTCTTTCCAGAGGGATCGATAAAACAGGATACCATCCTTCCCGCTTTGAAAGATCTATACCGATCAGTGGTGAGGCCCTCAGATTCGATTTAGGTTTTTATAATACGCACGGAAAAATCTCGATTTTTGGATTTTTGCCTGATAGAGAGAAAAGATCTTCTCAAGGAGAAGTTTTAGAACTAGGTTTTGTAGGAATGGGAGCTTCTCCCATTGCAAATCCGATCTTACAACAAGTTTGGGGATTTTATCCATCTGCTTGGATCACAGATCAAGGTTTAGAGAGAGAAGAAACTAATTTTCCAGGTAAAAGACCTGCAAACTTATTAGGCTGGAAAGCGGAAGGAAAGTTTTCCGGAATTTCTACTGGGATACATTTTACCTATATCGGTTTTTTGAAAGAAGAGAATTCTTCTTCAGGCCTTTGGACAATTTCTTCTAAAAATATACAAAACAAATTTCTAAGAGAAGCGGGTGTAAGTATTTCCTGGTCTCCTTCGGAAGATAATTCCGCAAAGATCGAATTGGATCTAGGAGGTTTTGAATCAGACGAAACAACGGGACTGAAACAATGGTACATGCTCTTTCGTATAGTGGGAGTTTGGAAATGAAGAAGTTTTTGCTCTTACTCTCGCTTCTTTGTTTTTACTCCTGCGAAAAAACGGAAGAAGATGTTTCTATTTTCTGGGAAGATGAATTCTATCCTCAGGTATTCTTTTCTTATCCAGGGAGATTTGTTCCGATCGGCAAAAAGAGAAATGTAAGAGATGAGATCCTGCGGATCATTCGAGATACCGAAGTATCCATCTACATGCATATATACTCTTTCGATGATCCGGAGATAGAAGCGGAACTTATCCAAGCAAACCGAAGAGGGGTTCGTTTGGAACTCATGGGCGAATTGGGAAAAACATATCCGGTTTCTCTTCTACCTTTTTTGAAATATTGGAAAGGAACCGGGCTACAGCATACCAAGGTTTTGGTTTCCGACCGGTCATTGGTATTTATAGGAACAGGTAATTTTACTTATTACGGTTTGGAACAGGATCATAACGGATATCTGGAATTCAAAATGGATCGGAGTGAATGGGGGAAATTTCATTCTTTTCTAAAAGAAGAATATCCCTTTCCCGTTTTGAAAATTGCAGGATTAGAATTCTGGAATTCTCCTATGGAAGGAAATCTGATCCAGAATCGACTTTTTGATTCAGTTCTTTCTTCTAAACATTCTATTCGATATCTGATCTTTGATCATTATGATCCGATTTTGAGTTCAGGATTTACCCGCGTAGATCATGGATCGATCGGAGGGATCTATAACCGCCCTGTAGATCCTGAAGGAGAAATTCTTTCGGGTCTTCCTGGAATAGAGATCTTAGAAGATGGAAATGAGGATATTTTAGACGATCCAACAATCGGTAAAGGGGGACTTCTTCATCATAAAACTATGATCTTAGACGATTCGGAAGTTCTAACAGGTTCTTATAATTATTCCCTGAGCGCAAGAGACTCTAACAGGGAGATTTTTATTCGAATTAGAAATGAAAGAGTCTCTAAAGAATTTCAGGAGGAATGGGAGAATATTAAAAGTAAATCCAAAACTGTGAATGTTTCTGTATCTGAATTGCCGGTTCACGAGCATTCTTTCGATTCGGAGAATGATCAAATTTGCAGATCAGGAACACAACCTGAGGATTCATTTTTGGAAATTGGATTTATTTGGTTTCATTGGTACAATTTGTACAGATGGAAAGAAGAGTCATGTAAATCGGTAACGGATTATCTATCGATCAGCTCTCGTCATTTTGGAGGCAAAAATGAATTTCCGAAAGAAGGAACGGAAGACTTAGGAATTCGTCAATTTTCCAGATC
It includes:
- a CDS encoding LA_2168 family protein, which codes for MKKIFFLFLLLYAHIISSEEIKNPSLEIYFQWILFRTQGRISDEKESSRIFALASPAVFGFKFEKSTEQFRSDLEWYLVTTPNSGTFFLPGRNSYFGILYKGLLWGAGRKSDPEEFPAWSFWKDGVEGLFAETELDRIKIRFDILDLYRGFPLLENQWLKLQGRESFLPKSAREELVSEKDYSLNSQSRYRAGISLTGYKEDRLVYRFRVRYLSLGDWGKFGSDTKESKSESIEGDRDYLVEWRLGLGFLWRYFYISGDLFLSRGIDKTGYHPSRFERSIPISGEALRFDLGFYNTHGKISIFGFLPDREKRSSQGEVLELGFVGMGASPIANPILQQVWGFYPSAWITDQGLEREETNFPGKRPANLLGWKAEGKFSGISTGIHFTYIGFLKEENSSSGLWTISSKNIQNKFLREAGVSISWSPSEDNSAKIELDLGGFESDETTGLKQWYMLFRIVGVWK
- a CDS encoding LIC11755 family lipoprotein, producing the protein MRTILSAFSLIIFFISASCKQDSASELLWEETEKSVQFRYDPNYSEDPRLISDLVRENDRICFISGEDPNFSIRICIHEEGISEYIRVLSAWKEGSLISEFVSTLSDHSEYRIGTYLFSGIKKKVKDPKFGLVGDSKLKFLSASDSVWDRSDFNLKNHFKTFSIFSLSNGSYFLVLPPWIGSEVYLGLSFQASDLEKEIRNLIQEKNRIGLGTCTSSIPIITEIFGETNSNLGRWIEVYNPHTFPICEEGLELNLFGNKVTLPKTTGFISPYETRIYSEDSASLESISFSGIKWGDLKKAGKILLSRGDQSYEFNLPGTGYLFGENYYSWKGNTFSNCKTSSPFCMDPGENRTTNLESGADCDPNDFVLEELNPNGLLHKGVLQEDWKYLDLIYTGNKICDPSSLKISWGKNLFPIKISKKISAGEILSIGNLPFLLGSPSYSFSIFKSTSTTDIVSISNSNGKEKVLWDGIFRTSKGIPNRIVLQKTNGETVSICFENGESFLHPYFDSYLNASSQSAFSQSAIALENPRTSAAIKFCSKSKTISEVKFSEISWMGSYQGSDPISKDRFLEFVSIGDSFPDSAFLEIIQGNGTVVSIILPLEKEGLSVLSSGRSICFPQTEFWKDPSFSLPSSGSNLLKVYDPNTGGVWDEFYYSSSGPGVNDTRNKIRKSAYSKSGSGVRAWFASLYEGRPFRDPSCSFTDAHPGFLE
- a CDS encoding phospholipase D-like domain-containing protein, with product MKKFLLLLSLLCFYSCEKTEEDVSIFWEDEFYPQVFFSYPGRFVPIGKKRNVRDEILRIIRDTEVSIYMHIYSFDDPEIEAELIQANRRGVRLELMGELGKTYPVSLLPFLKYWKGTGLQHTKVLVSDRSLVFIGTGNFTYYGLEQDHNGYLEFKMDRSEWGKFHSFLKEEYPFPVLKIAGLEFWNSPMEGNLIQNRLFDSVLSSKHSIRYLIFDHYDPILSSGFTRVDHGSIGGIYNRPVDPEGEILSGLPGIEILEDGNEDILDDPTIGKGGLLHHKTMILDDSEVLTGSYNYSLSARDSNREIFIRIRNERVSKEFQEEWENIKSKSKTVNVSVSELPVHEHSFDSENDQICRSGTQPEDSFLEIGFIWFHWYNLYRWKEESCKSVTDYLSISSRHFGGKNEFPKEGTEDLGIRQFSRSGRFGFSLPKSDLMEEFHSAIGRPSHFLRPSQFLGTAGAWIFPNESELRGLISENVPQNVWILDRGKLPKKLGISLEEGVYYLSENISSNSAVVLVEYENFGLYFCYKTINYNLNWPEQILFAVYNSRESSNFPERYSKSDLDFFAEQGLPDQRRKNLCVISL